Below is a window of Finegoldia magna ATCC 29328 DNA.
AACGCCAGTTTCCTCCGTCACCCATACTATACAAATGATATCCTCCTAATTCTCTCGCTCTGTTATACACATACCATACACACTCACCCCATGGTGATTTATTAGTCCAGTTAGCTCCTGTTGAGTGAGGTTTAAATACCCTTAAATTATCCGGTATTGTTCCTAATTGTGATTTTTCTCGTGAACCAGAGAAACCATAACTGCCATCATATCCACCAGTAAATTGAGGAGCAGAATCTACTTTACCCAATGAATCTTGAAATTCTTCAAAATCATTTTGCATTGAAGCCCATCCTGTTTCAAGCATATAGCTTTTAGCGTTCTTTTGGTCAATTATACCAGAACTCATACGCATTGCTGGGTTAAGATAAGCTCTTCTGATTTCTCCTTTTAAGAATTTGTTGATAAATGATTCATTTTCACCCGGCTTATATTGATAGAACATGTTCATATATAATACAGATTCATATTTTTCGGTATCATTAGCTGTTTCTTTAGTTCTTTTAATTTCTTTTGTAGGATCTACTTCATTTGGATTAGTATTAAGCTTAGTTTTAGTATGAACATTAATTTCTAATGATTTCTTACCAAAAGCTATCGCTTCTTCTTTAGTATTAAAAGCAATCTTAATATTATATCCTCTAGTATCATTCGTGCTACCGTCTACAGTTGCATTACCATATCCTGGTATTTCTACCTTAGCACCTTTAGCAATAATTGATCCATCTGCTAATATTATACCCTTTTTAATAGGTGTTCCGTTTGGTGTGTTAGGATTTTCTTTTGTTGGATAAATACCAGTAGCTGTAACCTTAACCTTCGTTACTAAATCTGGAGAAATCGAATTATTTTCTGTAGGATTAGTTACGGGCTGATCTGGTGATTGAGTTTGATTATGTTTGTTACCTAATGATTCTTTTTGAACAGCCTCATAGATTCTAGCCATAAATAAACTAACACTTGTTTGCCATCCACTTGAATCACTACAATATAACTTACTAACACCAGCTACTGATTGACCGTTATAGTATCTTCCACCCGGAGTTAAATACAATGTATTTAATTTATTACAAACAAAACCATAACATTCTGCAAAATTTCTAAAACCATTTGCGTTAGTATATGTGTTTATGTCAGTTGCGTTCCAAGATAGTATGTTGTTCTTTTGAGCAGCAACTCTTGCACCATAACCGAACTTACCAAATGCTCCACCGTTTTCAGTTTGTATTATTGCCAGCATAAATGCTGGGCTTATTCCCGTTCTTTTTTCAGATGCTACTACTTCATCGAAAAATCCTCTTGCATTAGGATGATTTTCAGGCAACATACTTGAACGTGGAAAATATTTTTTAAATACCCTAGTCCATTCTTCTGCTGTCAAATTGTATTTATACAAAGGAGAGCCTGGGTCATTTGGATTTGTTGTCAATGGGTTTACGGCTGTAGTACCCAATGCTGAAACATCATTCCATCTAGGTTTAGGTTGAGCCTTTTGAGTTAATTTAACTGTACCTAAAGGATCCCCCGCCGAAACAATATAATTATTATTAGATTTTACTATTTTATCTTTAATACTATCCATCGAAGACTTATCAAGACCACCTATCATCATAATCATCATCTCATCGTTTGATTCATCTGATTTATTTTCTTTTTTATCTTCTTTCTTGTCAGTTTCTTTGTTTTCCTCTGTTAAATCTATCTTTTCGCCATCTTCATCTTTCATATCACCTTCAAACTTGTGCTTTTTCAATACGTCTTTTATGATTACATATTCTCCACCCATTCTGTTAGCTTGTTTAAGTTTTGTGTCTGAATCTTTGAATGAATTTGAAGCAACCATTACTTTACCATCCATTGGTGCGTAAATTGTCGATGCGTTTGGATCTATTTGCTTATCTGTTCCATTTCCTGTGTTTGAAACAACCACATCTATTACTGTATTTACATCCTTATCATCATCTACACTCTTATTTTTATCGAATATCATTCCTATTGATTTCAAGAAACCTATTTTATCTTGATCTCCTTCATGACCATATCTTCTTCTGATATATGTTGTAGGAAACTCATAAGGGTTGTTAGAGTTTTTTATAACTTTTGCATCAACTTCGCTGTAATAAGTTTTAGGATTTCTTCTTATCCAGCCTATACCCTCTCCAGTTTTCTTTTCATATCCTAGTGGATTTTCATACTCATAAACAATGTTGTTCATCATATCATCTAGAGAAGATACACGTTCTCCACCACCTTCGATTAATGCCAATCTATCTATACCTAAGTTAGATTTGTAAATCATCTTATCTGGTGAGTTGTCTTTTATTTGAGAGAACTTTTTAATAGCGAATGGATTATACCAATTATCAAAAGGTACAGAACCATATTTGTTTCCTTTAATAGGAACGGTTCCTTTTTTGTATTTTATAAAATTACCTGAAGAATCCTTTTTATATCCGTAAACATCTACTTTTCTAAGTGTTATGTTTTTTGAATATGCTTTATTATGAAGTTCACCATGTATTTTCATAAGCATTGTAACAGGGTCTCTATATTCAATCGCCGATCTGTTTCTTAATTTTTGAACTCCTCCCAATTGTTTTGGATAGTTTATTTCATAATTACCATGCACACCATTAGCTTTGTTTCTAATATTAGTTGCAATATCGCCTAAATCCATTTCTTTTAATTTATCCTTTGATATATTTGCAAACTTTGCTTTCGCACTAGAAAAAGCTTGTGCTGGTCTTTCTACTTTAGAAGACATATCTTTATCATAAGTTGTGAACTTTTCCAAGTTGTCGTCTGAATAAAGAGTTTCTAAATAGTATAACAATCTTAAAGCATCAGTTCTTATAAATATATTGTTGTCATCTTCTTTTTTCCTAAATGGCTCTTGAATTAATTCTCTTTCGACCATTGGAACATGAATTGGACTTGTTAATACGCCTTGTTGTGTTTGATTATATTTTGTTCTAGCTTTAGACAACATTTCTTTATATTGCTTATTAGCCTCTTTGTTTTTATCATAATCTAGCTTTGTAATCCTGTCATAGAATCTTGTTGCAGGGTCATACTCTTCTCTAACCATAAACATATCGGTTATTATTGTAAAACTAGCCATAAATGATAATACTATTATTAAAGCAGATGAAACAGCAACAATAGGAACTAGATTAGCCGCTACAAAACCAACAAAAGCAGCTACAAGTTTACCAACAGCCATTACTAATTTTGTAATTGTTGCTTTTACTTTCGCTAAAAACACAGTAATTTTTTTAACTCGTTTTGGAATTTTTGCAATTTCTTTTCCGACCTTTTTTGTAGCTTTCGCAACTTTTTTAGCTGCAATAATTGATGAATGTGCTTTTATAGCAGCATTTGCTAAGTCTTGTCCGTAATCATTTACATATCTCGCATTGTTTAATGCCCTTAATGCTAAAACTGATAGTTTTTTCTTTCTTGGTTTGATTAATTCAGCTTTTCTTCTTTTCGCATTTAAAGCCGCAAATAATGCTTTTTGAGACTTTCTTAGATTTCTACCCTTAAAGATTCTAGAAGAAGCTAAATAATATTTCTTAAACAATCTATAAAAGTTTATTGAAAATACTGTCGCCCTAAAAGGTGTAGCAATTAAATATCTAGCAATATCGTAATTTAAAGAATATATCCTAGCAGTTCGATAAAAGTCTGAAGCGTATTGATTATCCTTAAGCCCTGCTTGAATATACCTTGAAACAATCATGTAGGTATAAACCCTTGTCATTCTTCTTTGGGCTTGCTTTCTATACTTTTCAGATAAAGCTTTGTTTTTGTCTAGTTTTTTGTCTATCTTTTCAAGTTTTTTCTTAGCGAAGAAAGTCATTTTCTTATTTCCTTCGGCTATATCTTTAAGATAGTTTATTTGCTTTTCTTTTGTACTTAAAAGCTCAATGTTAATTCCATACTTCTTGAAAAATCTATTTGTCTTAAATCTAGCTTTTTCGCTTAGATTATCTTGCAATGACTTTCTCATGCCCTTAAATTCGATTTTTTCATGTAGCTTAGGATCGTTTTTATATATTTCTCTTTCAGAAGCAATAAAAGTTTTTAATTCTTTGGCTTTTAGATTTGTCGCTATTCCTAGTTTCTTAGCCATAAGCAAAGTTGTAAATGCATGAGAATTATGATATCTTGCAGTTAAATCTACGATTACTTTATTTTTCATGTTTCTTAAAGCATCTGGTTGAGATTTTATAGTATCGTAAACCTTAAAGTATCTGTTTTTAGTATCTTCTTTGAAAGATTTATTTATAACAGACTGAGCGACCTTTTGTATCTGGTTATCTATAGCCTGATATTTAAAATGCTCTTTTGCAATTCTTGCTGAATGTTTTGAAATCATTTTAGCTGCATTAATAACATCCCCATGCTCTTTTTCTAGTTTTAATCTAGTAGCCTCAACTGAACTTTTAATAAACGGTCTCATCTTATTAATGCCTATACTTGCATAGTCATTATATTTTGAAATCATTTGATTTCGATATTTTTCGCTAGTTGTTTTTGACAAAAGCCTAGAATATTCTTTTCTAAATCTTGTGTTGTAGTAGAATTTAGAATATTCTATATTAATTTCATCTCGACTATATGGCTTAACCTTAAGCTTATCAGCAATTGAATTTATTAAACCCAAATCCTCATCTTTTAACAAGCTGTTAATGTCATCATGAAACGGATTAGGACTAGTCTTATCTAAGCAATCCCTTAAAAGATCATCGTATTTTATATACTTAATTTTGCCTTCAGCTGATTGTACTTTATATTGCTTTTGCCTATTTTTAAGATAATGGTCTACTCTTATTTCTAAATCTTCTCGATTTACCTTACTATTTACAATATATTCTACTCTCTTTCGATTTAGATTTCTTTTATATACTTCAAAAGTAAGCTCTTTTCTATATTGGTGTTTTAAATCATTAAGAGTTTCTACTGCGTTCTCAATTTTTTCTCTATTAGCATAAGAAACTCTCATATTAGCTAAAATATCTTTTGTTACATCTTTAATAGCATCCTGATTTTTATTTTCAAGATTTTCAAACGATCTTCTTATATTGCTAAATTCTTTATCATTGTATATTAGGCTTTTGAATTTTTTATAATCAATGTCTGCACTTTCTTGTTGAGACAATGTAGTTTTTAATAATTTAGACTTTTCAATTAAAAATTCTCTATTACTATTTGAAATCTCTAATTTTTTATCTACTACTACATTACCATACCTATTTAAAGCACTTTCTTCCTCGTCTTTTGGATTGTCAAATTTATCCTTTGGTAAATCAGAAAATCCTCTGTAAGAAATTATGCTATCTACTACCTTTTCTCTAACCTCTAACGGTTTTCTTGTAGTTTGGGCTATATATCTTAATTGAGTGTTGGTAATAATCCCATTTGTGTAACAATCTTTTAAAAACCTTTTAGAATTTTCATCAAGCTTTGTAGAATATCCTTTAAATAGACTATCCGACTGCTCTTTTATTGTAATAATATCGGGTGAATTCTTATTAAAGTTTTCAAGAAATTCTTTTTTAATACTTGTTGATACATACGGTATTTTAGTATCTTTAGCTTTCAAAAACCTATCAAGCTCTGTTTTGTCACTAGATTTAACGGTATTTAGAATATATTTTACCCTCTGATTACTAGTAAAATTAATCTTATTTCCCTTAAACCCGTTTATCGCCTCCTCGAAGTCACTATAATTTTTAATGTTTTTTAGGTTTTTACCTATATCTATAATATCGGGGATTTGCTGGTTAAAGGAAACAGGGCTTTTTTCATAGTTTTGTACCATTGTTGTTAGTACATCTCTACCTACATTATTATCGTTTTTTGATGCGTAAAGTATGTTTTTAAATTGCTGTTCACTAATAAGCCTATGATCTTTTGCATCTATTAAAAACTTTATCTTATCATCAGATAAATTCGTTTGTATTGCGTTTGTATATTCGTCTTTTGTAAAAGCTTTATACTGAAACTCTCCTCTTTCACCTTTGACATTCAATAGCTGATATTTAGACACATCGGAAGGATTATACGCAAACACTTTTGTATAGTCTTTTTTAAGATTCTCAAATTTTAATGTATTTGTTCCTGCATTACCTACTGTATATCCATCATCTGTATGGAAAGTATCTAGATTTATTGTTCCGTTAGTTGCTGTGTTCTCATTTACGCTTTTTGATAAACTAGCTGTGGAAAAATCCTCAATCCTACCATCGTTAAAGTCAGCCATTTCATTGTCAACATTATCTATAATGTTAAAAAATGATGAATTATCGTTTGACTTATTAATTAAATAGTTTTCGTATTTATTAAGGATATTATTCGATTTAAAATCAACATACTTATCGAAATCTATTTCTCTTATATCGCTTAAAGGTTTTAAATTATCATAATCAACTTTTAACTTATCAATTTCCTTAAAATTTTCATCGACAATATTTTTTGCGTACTCGTATTTGAACTGATCTTTGACATCTTGATTTGTTATTAATTTTCTTTGATTTAAAATAGCAGCAGTTTTAAAGCTTTGTAATGGATTTTCATTTATGTTTTCTTTGAAAAACTTATTAAGATTATCATCTGTAATTTTAGATGCAAACTGATCTACATTTATTGTTCTTAATGTGTCTTTATTTAACTTTTCAAAGTCTAAATCTTCTTGTTTTTGTTCTTTCCATACTTGCAAATCTTCTTGCATGTCTTTAACGCTGAATCTATCGCTATTATTTTCTTTGAAACCGTATTGATAATTTAGAGTTTTGTTTGATTTATCAATTAAATCTTTAAGCTTATTTTCTGTTATAGAGTTATTTTTAGTTTTATTAATTATTTCATCTAAATATTTGTTATTAGGATTTGAAACAGCGTTTTGATAAATTATATCGTCTACTTTGTTTTCAACATTAGAAATTCGAAATTGTTTATCCTTTAATTCCTTTCGAACCAAATTAATAGCATCTTGTGATGTTATATTGTTAAAAAATACATGGTCTCCAAGCTTATCTAATAATTCATTATACGCCTTATTATCATTTAAGATAGGAGATTGTATGTTGATACTATCTTTAAGTTCATTTTTAAATTCTTTTAGTTTTAAATCTTGTGCTTTAAAAACATTTTCGTTGTTTAGGTCAATTTCAACACGATTTTTATGTTTTTGTTGATACAAGATATAATCTTTAGCTTTTATTTTAATATCATCTTTTTTCTTGTCTGGCATTAAAAATCTCCTATAAAACAAAGCCTCTATTATTAAGAGACTTTGCTTTTTTCTTCTTTAAACTTCGATTTTAAATGGAACGAATACTTAATATCGTACATTTTATTAAGCTTATCGTTAATTTGATTTTCAATATCTTCAGATTTGTTATCTTTATATTCTTCCATAAGCTTATCAAAGTCTTCTTTAATCTTTTCATCTTCTGCCCTGTATCTCTTGATATCATTAGGATCAGATGTTGTAAGTTTATATAGTTTCGAATCTTTTGCTATTATGTTTTCAAAAGGAACAGTAACACCTTCTGTCATTATTAATCCTTTACCTTTAGAAGCATTGTAGATGTATTTTTGTTGCTCTTTCGATAATCCGTAAAGCTCTGTTAATGTTGCCAAATCGTCTTCTGATTGGTTTAATAGACATACATAACCTGTTGCGTTGTTAAACATTGTTCTTGCATTTTCAGTTCTAAGCATATCGGAAATATTTTGCGTAATACCTGTAATTACGCCATCGTATTTTCTTGAACGCTTAAATAATTGATATAAGAATGAAGTTGAATATTCATTATTTAACATTAAATAGAACTCATCAATGAAAATCCATGTTCTTTTTCCTTTTTTCTTGTTTTGAATAATTCTGTTCCACACATTATCAAGCATGATTAGAAGACACACACCTTTTAAGTTTTGTGTAACAGAGTTTAAATCGAAAGATATTACCCTATTTTTAATATTAATGTTTGATTCTTTAGAAAATATATTCAAACTTCCGTCATTAACATAAATTTGCAATACTTGTGCAAGTCTTGTTGAAGTATAATCAGCCTCTTTTACAAGAGTGTCATAAAGAAGATTAAGAGTTGGAACTCTATTTTCTTTTTCGCATCTTTTGTATAGTTTTCTACCTACAACATCTATTGTTGAAATTTCCTCTGGCGTTAAGCTACTTGAATCACTATTTTTATTAATTCTAGTAATCA
It encodes the following:
- a CDS encoding CHAP domain-containing protein gives rise to the protein MPDKKKDDIKIKAKDYILYQQKHKNRVEIDLNNENVFKAQDLKLKEFKNELKDSINIQSPILNDNKAYNELLDKLGDHVFFNNITSQDAINLVRKELKDKQFRISNVENKVDDIIYQNAVSNPNNKYLDEIINKTKNNSITENKLKDLIDKSNKTLNYQYGFKENNSDRFSVKDMQEDLQVWKEQKQEDLDFEKLNKDTLRTINVDQFASKITDDNLNKFFKENINENPLQSFKTAAILNQRKLITNQDVKDQFKYEYAKNIVDENFKEIDKLKVDYDNLKPLSDIREIDFDKYVDFKSNNILNKYENYLINKSNDNSSFFNIIDNVDNEMADFNDGRIEDFSTASLSKSVNENTATNGTINLDTFHTDDGYTVGNAGTNTLKFENLKKDYTKVFAYNPSDVSKYQLLNVKGERGEFQYKAFTKDEYTNAIQTNLSDDKIKFLIDAKDHRLISEQQFKNILYASKNDNNVGRDVLTTMVQNYEKSPVSFNQQIPDIIDIGKNLKNIKNYSDFEEAINGFKGNKINFTSNQRVKYILNTVKSSDKTELDRFLKAKDTKIPYVSTSIKKEFLENFNKNSPDIITIKEQSDSLFKGYSTKLDENSKRFLKDCYTNGIITNTQLRYIAQTTRKPLEVREKVVDSIISYRGFSDLPKDKFDNPKDEEESALNRYGNVVVDKKLEISNSNREFLIEKSKLLKTTLSQQESADIDYKKFKSLIYNDKEFSNIRRSFENLENKNQDAIKDVTKDILANMRVSYANREKIENAVETLNDLKHQYRKELTFEVYKRNLNRKRVEYIVNSKVNREDLEIRVDHYLKNRQKQYKVQSAEGKIKYIKYDDLLRDCLDKTSPNPFHDDINSLLKDEDLGLINSIADKLKVKPYSRDEINIEYSKFYYNTRFRKEYSRLLSKTTSEKYRNQMISKYNDYASIGINKMRPFIKSSVEATRLKLEKEHGDVINAAKMISKHSARIAKEHFKYQAIDNQIQKVAQSVINKSFKEDTKNRYFKVYDTIKSQPDALRNMKNKVIVDLTARYHNSHAFTTLLMAKKLGIATNLKAKELKTFIASEREIYKNDPKLHEKIEFKGMRKSLQDNLSEKARFKTNRFFKKYGINIELLSTKEKQINYLKDIAEGNKKMTFFAKKKLEKIDKKLDKNKALSEKYRKQAQRRMTRVYTYMIVSRYIQAGLKDNQYASDFYRTARIYSLNYDIARYLIATPFRATVFSINFYRLFKKYYLASSRIFKGRNLRKSQKALFAALNAKRRKAELIKPRKKKLSVLALRALNNARYVNDYGQDLANAAIKAHSSIIAAKKVAKATKKVGKEIAKIPKRVKKITVFLAKVKATITKLVMAVGKLVAAFVGFVAANLVPIVAVSSALIIVLSFMASFTIITDMFMVREEYDPATRFYDRITKLDYDKNKEANKQYKEMLSKARTKYNQTQQGVLTSPIHVPMVERELIQEPFRKKEDDNNIFIRTDALRLLYYLETLYSDDNLEKFTTYDKDMSSKVERPAQAFSSAKAKFANISKDKLKEMDLGDIATNIRNKANGVHGNYEINYPKQLGGVQKLRNRSAIEYRDPVTMLMKIHGELHNKAYSKNITLRKVDVYGYKKDSSGNFIKYKKGTVPIKGNKYGSVPFDNWYNPFAIKKFSQIKDNSPDKMIYKSNLGIDRLALIEGGGERVSSLDDMMNNIVYEYENPLGYEKKTGEGIGWIRRNPKTYYSEVDAKVIKNSNNPYEFPTTYIRRRYGHEGDQDKIGFLKSIGMIFDKNKSVDDDKDVNTVIDVVVSNTGNGTDKQIDPNASTIYAPMDGKVMVASNSFKDSDTKLKQANRMGGEYVIIKDVLKKHKFEGDMKDEDGEKIDLTEENKETDKKEDKKENKSDESNDEMMIMMIGGLDKSSMDSIKDKIVKSNNNYIVSAGDPLGTVKLTQKAQPKPRWNDVSALGTTAVNPLTTNPNDPGSPLYKYNLTAEEWTRVFKKYFPRSSMLPENHPNARGFFDEVVASEKRTGISPAFMLAIIQTENGGAFGKFGYGARVAAQKNNILSWNATDINTYTNANGFRNFAECYGFVCNKLNTLYLTPGGRYYNGQSVAGVSKLYCSDSSGWQTSVSLFMARIYEAVQKESLGNKHNQTQSPDQPVTNPTENNSISPDLVTKVKVTATGIYPTKENPNTPNGTPIKKGIILADGSIIAKGAKVEIPGYGNATVDGSTNDTRGYNIKIAFNTKEEAIAFGKKSLEINVHTKTKLNTNPNEVDPTKEIKRTKETANDTEKYESVLYMNMFYQYKPGENESFINKFLKGEIRRAYLNPAMRMSSGIIDQKNAKSYMLETGWASMQNDFEEFQDSLGKVDSAPQFTGGYDGSYGFSGSREKSQLGTIPDNLRVFKPHSTGANWTNKSPWGECVWYVYNRARELGGYHLYSMGDGGNWRYSAARGHCGTKIISKPVAGCALSTVGGAYGHIMFVEAVNPDGSVWVSEYNYIRKKYSERLLPAGYIRARNGVFIDIGVSQNANNMMKH